From the genome of Carassius auratus strain Wakin chromosome 26, ASM336829v1, whole genome shotgun sequence, one region includes:
- the LOC113044422 gene encoding probable ribonuclease ZC3H12C codes for MGLKDHLDDGTGHILELGLDLDYLDVKATDQHTGADAGLIMDSGLSDMGDIVPPCTRSCGSSPQDNSEESAASDSEPAHSHSHPLVDMLGEGSIHSVHPPHSKSPCLDMDSLVVDIVHQEPGPVNTLREYQTKMEFALKLGYAEDLVRLVLNKLGSDALINDVLGELVKLGSKPENEGGTQNLSQSTSTSSSSSSSGTSFDSFSDLLDSRQSESPFVEDKDNFRPIVIDGSNVAMSHGNKEMFSCQGIQLAVDWFLERGHRDITVFVPAWRKEQSRPDALITDQEILRRLEKDKILVFTPSRRVQGRRVVCYDDRFIVKLAYESDGIIVSNDNYRDLAVEKPEWKKFIDERLLMYSFVNDKFMPPDDPLGRHGPSLENFLRKRPIIPEHKKQPCPYGKKCTYGHKCKFYHPERGTQPQRAVADELRASAKNSTVKSVGETGLVKSHSEPGGFHNDKACDGKRSLPKRQLDPSIRAHSYSDVEDKLCSKTKADLYKSNLALPPAPGGPPSCHGYSHDLKDHKQIQAEPHANCESPDLYYSMVRAYSGLSLPSQNSPDRHFLSDADPRTSSVASDCSSDGSMSSDSYGMATHNEHSCMSSSDLLLDEGIKCPHHQHHRRNYQLPSVIPPGFILSPATSNHPGFHHSIPHVHSFAPEDQQDPHFHHSVSYSKHQVIGSRSSYPGDYPPLFQNNTHSQNSPLGRGLASTLVDSMSDSYEHSPLLPKKPYVSQERKTSWGTYYRQHSQQCYEPIGFQGLSKNREQMWRMPWGCPSAPPPHHLPHALSHQHQEPLALSRYQEAREKVFTNLCNIFPTELVQLVMGRYPHVTDAQQLAAAILAEKNYAGY; via the exons ATGGGCCTGAAAGACCATCTGGATGATGGAACAGGCCACATCCTCGAACTGGGGCTGGATCTAGACTACCTTGATGTCAAGGCTACAGACCAGCACACTGGCGCAGACGCTGGACTTATCATGGACAGTGGTTTATCTGACATGGGTGACATTGTGCCCCCCTGCACTAGAAGCTGCGGTTCTTCTCCACAAGATAACTCAGAGGAAAGTGCAGCGTCAGACAGTGAGCCTGCACATAGCCACAGTCATCCTCTTGTTGATATGCTTGGTGAAGGGTCCATCCATTCAGTCCACCCACCACACTCTAAGTCTCCATGTCTGGATATGGATTCACTAGTTGTGGATATAGTACACCAAGAGCCAGGCCCTGTGAATACACTCAGGGAATACCAGACAAAGATGGAGTTTGCCCTTAAACTTGGCTATGCAGAAGACTTAGTTCGGCTGGTTCTAAACAAGCTCGGGTCAGATGCACTGATCAATGATGTTCTTGGGGAGCTGGTAAAACTGGGCAGTAAGCCAGAGAATGAGGGTGGGACACAGAATCTCTCCCAATCCACttccacatcatcatcatcatcatcctctggCACATCTTTCGACAGTTTCTCTGACTTACTTGACTCTCGCCAGTCAGAGTCTCCCTTTGTGGAAGATAAGGATAACTTCCGCCCGATTGTTATTGATGGCAGCAATGTGGCCATGAG CCATGGCAATAAGGAGATGTTCTCCTGTCAAGGCATTCAGCTCGCAGTTGACTGGTTTCTTGAACGTGGCCATCGAGACATAACCGTTTTTGTTCCGGCCTGGAGGAAAGAACAGTCCCGTCCTGATGCTCTTATCACAG ATCAGGAGATTTTGAGACGTCTGGAAAAGGATAAGATTCTTGTATTTACACCATCACGTCGTGTCCAGGGCCGCAGAGTAGTCTGCTATGATGACAGGTTTATTGTTAAGCTAGCTTATGAATCAGATGGCATTATTGTCTCCAATGACAACTACAGAGACTTGGCTGTTGAGAAACCGGAATGGAAAAAATTTATTGATGAACGCCTTCTGATGTACTCCTTTGTAAATGATAA GTTTATGCCTCCTGATGATCCTTTGGGTCGACATGGGCCAAGTCTGGAGAATTTTCTTAGAAAAAGACCCATCATTCCAGAGCATAAGAAACAGCCCTGTCCATATG GAAAGAAATGTACCTACGGGCATAAGTGTAAGTTTTACCATCCAGAGCGTGGTACACAGCCACAGCGAGCGGTAGCAGATGAGCTCCGTGCCAGTGCCAAGAACTCCACAGTTAAAAGTGTGGGAGAGACAGGTCTCGTGAAAAGCCACAGTGAGCCTGGAGGCTTCCATAATGATAAAGCTTGTGACGGTAAACGATCTCTGCCAAAGAGGCAACTGGACCCCAGTATCCGTGCCCACTCTTACAGTGATGTGGAAGATAAACTGTGCTCCAAAACTAAAGCAGACCTGTATAAGAGCAACCTAGCtcttcctccagctccaggaggtCCTCCTTCCTGTCATGGGTATAGCCACGACCTGAAAGATCACAAGCAGATTCAAGCAGAACCACACGCAAACTGTGAATCTCCCGATCTGTATTACTCCATGGTTAGGGCATATTCTGGTCTAAGCCTGCCCTCTCAGAACAGTCCAGATCGTCACTTCCTGTCTGATGCTGATCCACGGACAAGCTCAGTGGCATCAGATTGCAGCAGTGATGGCAGCATGAGCTCCGATTCTTATGGCATGGCAACCCACAATGAGCATTCTTGCATGAGTTCTTCTGATTTGCTACTGGATGAAGGAATCAAGTGTCCTCACCACCAACATCATCGTAGAAATTATCAGTTACCCTCTGTTATTCCTCCAGGGTTCATTCTCTCTCCTGCTACATCTAATCACCCAGGATTCCACCACAGTATACCTCATGTTCATAGTTTTGCTCCAGAAGACCAGCAAGACCCCCATTTCCACCACTCTGTCTCCTACAGCAAGCATCAAGTGATAGGCTCCCGCTCAAGCTATCCTGGAGACTATCCTCCTCTCTTCCAGAACAACACTCACTCCCAGAACTCTCCTCTGGGTCGTGGCCTTGCTTCAACACTTGTGGACAGCATGTCAGACTCTTATGAACACTCTCCACTGCTTCCTAAAAAACCCTATGTATCCCAAGAGCGAAAGACCAGCTGGGGTACATATTACAGACAGCACTCACAACAATGCTACGAGCCCATCGGTTTCCAGGGTCTTTCAAAGAATCGTGAACAGATGTGGAGGATGCCCTGGGGCTGTCCTTCTGCTCCTCCACCCCACCATCTGCCCCATGCTTTATCACACCAGCACCAGGAGCCACTTGCCTTGAGTCGTTACCAGGAAGCACGAGAGAAAGTGTTTACCAACCTGTGCAACATTTTTCCCACAGAGCTAGTGCAGTTGGTCATGGGGCGGTACCCTCATGTGACTGACGCCCAACAGCTGGCAGCAGCCATTTTGGCAGAAAAGAACTATGCTGGATACTAA
- the LOC113044423 gene encoding radixin-like: MSATAGGASENEHDEHDESSAEASAELSNDGVAHQRSEEERLTETQKNERVKKQLQALSSELAQARDDSKKTQNDVLHAENVKAGRDKYKTLRQIRQGNTKQRIDEFESM, translated from the exons ATGTCAGCTACAGCAGGTGGTGCATCAGAGAACGAACATGACGAGCATGACGAGAGCAGTGCAGAAGCCAGTGCTGAGCTCTCTAATGATGGAGTTGCTCACCAGCGAAGTGAGGAAGAACGGCTCACAGAGACCCAGAAAAACGAACGTGTCAAAAAACAGCTACAG GCCTTGAGTTCAGAACTGGCCCAGGCCCGTGACGATTCCAAGAAGACCCAAAATGATGTTTTGCATGCAGAGAATGTGAAGGCCGGCAGGGATAAATACAAGACCCTACGCCAGATCCGCCAGGGCAACACCAAGCAGCGTATTGATGAATTTGAATCCATGTGA